Below is a window of Leisingera sp. S132 DNA.
CCGCAGCGGCAGCACTTTACTACCTGGTGCACTCCACCCTGGCAGCAGCGCTGCTGTTCCTGGTCGCCGACCTGGTGATGGAACGTCAGGGCCCCTGGATCCTGCCGCAGCTGCCGATGCCGCAGACCGGGCTGATCTCGGCGCTGTTCTTTGCTGCTGCCATCGCGCTGGCAGGGATGCCGCCGCTCTCGGGCTTCCTGGGCAAGCTTCTGGTGCTGGACGCCACCCGCGGCGCAGCGCTGGCACCCTGGATCTGGGGCGTGATCCTGCTGGGCTCGCTTGTGACAATCATCGGTATGGCCCGCGCAGGCTCGCTCCTGTTCTGGAAAGGCCATGGCCTGCCGCCCGAAGACACCGGCACCAGCGCAGAGCCGCCCGTTGACACATTGCCCGCCCGGCCTGCTCAGCTGCCCTTCGTGGCCTGCTTCGGCCTGCTTGGCGGCCTGGTGGCGCTCACCGTCTTTGCAGGCCCCGCCACCCGCTATGCTGAGGCCACGGCCGCGCAGCTCTATGCGCCGTCGGCCTATATCGACACCGTTCTGGGGAGGACCGCGGAATGAAACTGATCTGGCGGCTGTTCCCGCACCCGTTTCTCACCCTGCTGCTGACCCTCACCTGGCTTCTGATGGTGAACCGCTGGTCGCTGAACTCCTTGGTCTTCGGTTTCATGCTGGGGGTAGTGATCCCCTTCGTGACCCAGCCTTTCTGGCCCAACCGCCCCAACCTGCGGCGCCCGCTCAAGATCGCGGAATACATTCTGGTGGTGCTCTTGGACATCGTGCAGGCCAACATCATCGTGGCCCGCATCGTTCTGTTCAAACCCAACGCCGACCGCCGCCCCAACTGGATCACCATCCCGCTGGACCTGAAAACACCCGAGGCGATCACCGCGCTGGCAGGAACCATCACCATGACCCCCGGCACCCTCTCGGCGGATGTCTCGGACGAGGGCCACGCCCTGCTGGTGCACTGCCTCGACGCCCCCAACCCGGACGCGGTGCGGGACGAAATCAAACAGCGCTACGAGCGCCGGCTGATGGAGATTTTCGAATGATCGAGAGCGCCGCCACCTTCGCCTTCGCCTGCTTCGCGCTTGCCATGCTGATGAACCTCTGGAAGGTCGTCACAGCCCCCGACGTGGCCGACCGGATCCTGGCGCTCGACACCATGTTCATCAACGCCATCGCCCTGATGGTGCTTTACGGCATGGCGCTGGGAACCGAGATCTTCTTTGAGGCCGCGATGATCATCGCCATGCTCGGCTTTGTCTCCACCGTGGCCTACGCGCGCTTCATCCTGCGCGGCAACATCATCGAGTAAGGGGCAGAAAGATGGAAACCCTGTTTGAATTCCTCGTCGCCGCCTTTCTGGTGACCGCCGGCATCTTCGGCATTGTCGGCTCCTACGGGCTGATCAAGCTGAACGATCAGATGTCGCGCCTGCACGCGCCGACCAAGGCCACGACCCTTGGCGTCGGTGGTGTGCTTCTGGCCTCCATGCTGCACGCCGCCGCGTTTGAGAAATACCTCTCCTACCATGAGCTGATGATCACGCTGTTCCTGTTCCTGACCGCACCGATCACGGCAAATTTCATTGCCAAGGTGCATATCCACCGGCAGGAAACCCGCGACACCATGCCAGAGGCCGGCGGCGACGATCACTGGGCCACCCACGACACGCCCGAGGACGAGGAACGCCGCAGCGCGTCCCAAACCCCGCCCGCCGAAGACTGACCGCACAGCACTCAGGAAGGCCTGACCCGTGATCGACACCTCCCGCCTGCCGCTGACCCGTGATCTGGTGCTCGTCGGCGGCGGCCACACCCACGCGCTGGTTCTGCGTACATGGGGGATGAAGCCCCTGCCCGGCGCCCGGCTGACGGTCATCAATCCCGGCCCCTCGGCGCCCTATTCCGGCATGCTGCCCGGTTTTGTTGCAGGCCATTACCAGCGGGACGAACTGGACATCGACCTGGTCCGCCTGGCTCGCTTTTCCGGCGCCCGCGTGGTGCTAGGCGCGGCAGAGCATATCGACACGGCGGCCCAACTGGTGCATGTGCCGGGCCGCCCGCCAATTGCCTATGACGTGGCTTCCATCGACATTGGCATCACCTCCGCCATGCCGGACCTTCCGGGCTTCGCGGAGCACGGCATCCCGGCCAAGCCGCTCGGCCGCTTTGCCGCCCATTGGGCTGCCTTCCGCGAGGCCAGCGGCCCGGCCCATGTCGCGGTGATCGGCGGCGGCGTTGCCGGGGCGGAGCTGATCCTGGCCATGGCCTATGCTCTCCGATCCCGCGGGCGCCTTGCCCAGGCCACGCTGATCGACAGCAGCAGCGCCTTGCGCGCGATTGGCGAAAAGGCCCGCCAGACCCTGCGCCGCGCCCTCGTTGAACAGGGTGTGCGGCTGGAAGAAAACGCCCGCATCGAACGCATCCACGACACCTACATCACGCTGCAGGACGGCCGCGAGATCCTCTCGGATTTCACCACCGGCGCCGCCGGCGCCCGCCCCTACGGCTGGCTCGCGGACAGCGGACTGGAGCTGAACGACGGTTTCATCCGCGTCAGCGGCACTTTGCAAAGCAGCGCCGAAAACGTCTTTGCCGCCGGCGACTGCGCCCATATGGAGTTTGCCCCGCGCCCCAAGGCCGGCGTCTATGCGGTGCGTCAGGCGCCGGTGCTCTACCACAACCTGCGCGCCCTGATGACCGGCGACCCGCTGCGCAGGTACAAGCCGCAGAAGGATTACCTGAAACTGATCTCTATGGGGTCGAAGGAAGCCTTGGGCGAACGTTTCGGCAGCACCCTGTCCGGCCCGCTGATGTGGACCTGGAAAGACCGCATCGATCAGGCCTTTATGGAGAAGTTCCGCGATCTTCCCGCCATGGACCCGCCGGACCTGCCCGCCGAACACACGCTTGGCATGGAGCAGGCACTGGGGGACAAGCCCATGTGCGGCGGCTGCGGCGCCAAGGTGGGGCGCAATGCCCTGCTGGGCACACTCTCAAGCCTACGCCAGACAGACCGCGACGACATTACCCCGCTGCCCGGCGATGACGCAGCCCTGCTGACCACCGGCAACGTCAATCAGGTGATCAGCACCGACCACCTGCGCAGCTTCACCAACGACCCGGTCTTGATGACCCGCATCGCCGCCGTCCATGCGCTTGGCGACATCTGGGCGATGGGGGCAGACCCGCAGGCCGCCACCGCCAACCTGATTCTGCCGCGCATGTCGCCCGCCCTGCAGGCCCGCACCCTGCAAGAGATCATGGGCACCGCCTCAGAGGTCATGCAGGCGGCCGGCGCCGCCATCATCGGCGGCCATACCTCGCTGGGCGATGAGCTGACCATCGGCTTGACCGTCACCGGCCTTTGCCCCCGCCCCGCCATCACCCTCGCAGGCGCCGAACCCGGCGACGCGCTGATCCTGACCAAACCCATCGGCTCCGGCGTTTTGCTGGCCGCGGAGATGGCGGGCGAAGCCAAGGGAGACTGGGTGGCCGCCGCGCTGGAGCAGATGAGCCAGCCGCAGGGCGCCGCAGCCCGCATCCTGCAGGACGCCCATGCAATGACCGATGTGACCGGCTTCGGCCTCCTGGGCCATCTGCTGGGCATCTGCGAAGCGTCCCGCACCGGGGCTGAGCTGTCCGCCGGCAAGATCCCCCTGATACAGGGCGCGGCGGAACTTGCAGACCGCGGCATCCGTTCCTCGCTGTTCCCCGCCAACCAGGCCGCCCTGCCGGAGCTGAGAACCACCGGCTGGCAAGACCTGCTGTTCGACCCGCAAACTGCAGGCGGCCTGCTGGCAGCGGTGTCTCCCGGTCAGGCTGATGAACTGCTGGCGCAGCTCACCGCAGCCGGCTACCCGGCCGCCCTCATCGGCAGGATCACGGAAATTTCCGGTAAGATCACCCTCAGCGCCTGACCCGCCGCGCGCCAGCGCGGCGCCACGCCCAACGGGAGCGGGGCCGCGCAGAGGCTCCGGCGACGGGCGGGAGAACCTCTGTCAGAGAGCAGACATGACCTCCGCCACCTGCGCTGCGGCGGCATTAAGGCCTGCTTCATCCAGAGCCTCAGCCTCCACCGTGGCAGCCACCTCCGCCCCGATAGCGGTCCGGGACTTGCGGTAAGCGGGATCGTAATGCTCCACCATCAGCGCTTCGGTCAAAGCAGCCTTGTCGCCTGCCTCGATGCTGGCAAACCAGCCGTCCACCACCGCGCCGGACCTGTGCGCGCGCAAGGGGCCCAGCTTGTCCCGCAGCGTGTCCGCATCCGACAGGATATCGTCATAGGCATCCACCAAGTAGCGGCAGCGCGCCGCCACCGGTACCTGCAGTTCGATACGCGGGGCCTGCTTCATCGCGTCCCAGACCGCAGGCGGAATGATCCGCTGGCCGATCCTGCTCGATTCTGCCTCCACCAGCACCGGACGGGCCGGGTCCAGCGTCATCAGCGCACCGGCCAAGGCGGACTCAAACCCTTTCTGCGAGGGCTGCGGCGTCGGCATATCCCCCAGCAATGAACCACGGTGATTGGCCAGCCCTTCCAGGTCCAGCACCTGCACACCCAGTTCTCCGGCGCGCTTCAGCACCTCTGTCTTGGCAGACCCGGTATAGCCGTCCAGCGCCACCAGCCGGTGCGGCAGCGCGGTCTGGTAAAGCGCCGCGTTCACCAGGCGGCGGTAGGTCTGATAACCGCCCTCCACCACCTGGGCGCGCCAGCCGATCTGCTGCAGCATCCAGGTAAAGGACCCCGACCGCTGGCCGCCGCGCCAGCAGTAGATCAGCGGCTTCCAGCCGCCCTCGTGGTGGCTCAGGCTCTGTTCGATATGATTGGCGGCATTGCGGAACACCAAGGCCGCCCCCAGCTTGCGCGCCTTGAAGGGGCTGTCCTGCACGTAAATCGTGCCGACCTCGGCGCGCTCCTCATTGTTCAGCACCGGCAGGCTGATCGCCCCCGGCACATGATCCTCGGCATATTCCGCCGGGCTGCGCACGTCGATCACGGTGTCGAACCCGTGCGCGTAGAACTCTTGCAATGAGGTGAATTTCAGCGCCATGGCCCATGCCTACCGCGCCCCATGCGCAAGGAAAAGCCGCAATTTCCGCCGCCGCGGCGATAAGTCTTGCGCGCATTGCGCACAGGGCGCTATGGCACGTCCTGCGAACAGACCACTCCCGTGCAATATGCCGGAAACCAGACCGCCAAGGACCAGAAGGCCATGACGACCGACCCGTTGGACATCCACTCCCTGCCCGGCCACCTGATCCGGCGGCTGCACCAGATATCCGTGGCCCAGTTCATGGACCATATGGCGGCAGAGGGCGTGGACCTTACGCCGGTGCAGTTTTCCGCCATGGCCGCGATCCACCGGTATCCCGGCATCGACCAGGCCTCGGTTGCGGGGCTCATCGCCTATGACCGCGCCACCCTGGGCAAAGTGGTGGACCGGCTGGTGGACAAGGGACTGGTGCAGCGATGCGTGTCCAAGGCCGACCGCCGCGCCCGCGAGGTCAGCCTGACCCGCGACGGCGTGGCCCTGCTGGAGCACATCCTGCCCATCGTGCGGGCGTCCCAGCCCGGCATTCTGACCGGCCTAACGGAAGCCGAGCAGGAAACTTTCGTGGCGCTGCTGCAAAAGGCGACCCTTGCAGGCAATGACCTCAGCCGCGCGCCGCAGCGCGATCTGCCCGCCCGCCACGCCGCTGAGTAACGCTCAGATCAGCTGCCCGCGCGGGATATCCTCCTCCCCGAACGGCTCGATCAGCTCCGGCCCCTCGGCGCGGTTGGAGTTTACCGCCGGATCCACCCGGTGGAAGTCCAGCACGCCCTCTGCCCCCGGCTGCATCAGCCGGGCAGCGCCACGGCCCTCCTCCCCCAGCCACTTGCCCCAGCCGCCTGCCTCCAGGATCAGCGGCATCCGGTGGTGGATGGCCGACAGCCCCTGATTGGCGGCGGTGGTGACAATCGCACAGGTCTTGACCGGATCGTCAGCCCCCCAGCTTTGCCAAACGGCGGCAAAGGCGATCGGCGCCCCATCACTGCGGTAAATGTACCAGGGCAGCCGCGCGCCCTCTTCCGATTTGGTCCATTCATAAAACCCCGCCGCCGGGATCAGGCAGCGCCGCTCCCGGGCCGCGGCGGCAAAGGCGGGCTTTTCCGCAATCGTCTCTGCCCGCGCGTTGATCAGCAGCGGCCCGGCGGTTTCCGTCTTGTACCACTGCGGCAGGAACCCCCAGCGCATCGATACCAGCTGCCGCCCGGCTTCTCCCGCCTGCACCACATGCACCGCGTTGGTGGGGCAGACGTTGTAATTGGGCACCGTGGGCAAATCATTTGCCGGCTGCGCCGCAAACAGCTGCGCCATTGCATCCGTGGGCAGGGTTATGGCAAATCGTCCGCACATGCTGATTTCTAACCCGGGCCGGGCCGCATTTGCAAAACCTCCCTGGCTCACCGCTTTTCAGCTGCCCTGACAGGATGATAGATAGGCCTCATGACTCTTCAGAACGATCTCCAGTCCGCCTTGGGCTTTCTCAACCAGGGCAAGTTCAAACAGGCGCTGAAACAGTCCAAGGGCGGCATGAAGCGGCACAAGAGCCACCCCGATTTCCCCAATATCGCGGGCATCTCCCTGTCCGGGCTGGGCAAGCACCGCGACGCCGTTCCCTACTTCAAGAAGGCGCTGGCGCTCGCCCCCGGCTTTCACGACGCCCGCAAGAACCTGGCGCAGACGCTTTTGTTCATGCAGCAGGGCGAACCCGCAATGAAACTGCTGGAGCGGGTGCTGAAGGACCAGCCCGGCGATCAGGCCGCGCTGTACCTGCAGGCGCAGGCGCATCTGGTGATGAACGACGCAGAGGCCGCGATTGAGGCCGCCACCGCCGCGCTGGCCCGTGATCCGCGCCAGCCGCGGATGCTGCGGCTGCGTGCCACCGCCTGGAACACGCTCGGCGACGAAAAGGCGACGCTGGCGGACTATCAGGCCGCGCTCAAGGTAAACCCCAATGACGCCGACGCACTTCAGAACGCCAGCCTGCTTCTGGCCCGCCTGATGCGCCAGGACGAGGCCACCGAGGCTGCCCGGAAGGCCGTGGCCGTGGCCCCCCAGAACGTCGAGGCCCGCCGCCGCCTGGCCAGCCAGCTGATCTCCAACGGCGAAAGCGATGCCGCCCGCGAGCAGTGCCTGGCGCTGATGGAGCTGGATCCCAAGGACACACAGGTGCTGGAAATGCTGGCCCGCATCAGCAGCCGCGACCAGAACGCAGAACTGCTGCCGGTGGCGCAAAAGGCGCTGAAAGCCGCCGCGCCGCGCTCGCTCGACCGCGCCAACGTCAGCTTTGCACTCGCCCGGATCGCCGACCAGGCGGGCAACAAGGAGGCTTTTGCCGCCCACAACGACGAAGCCAACGCCTGTATGGCGGCGCAGACCCCCTACGGCTACGAAGAGAGCGAGCGTCAGTTCAGCCGCATCATGGCGGCCTTCCCAGGCCAGATCACTCCGGCAGAAACCGCTGCAGACGGCCCGCGGCCGATCTATGTTGTGGGGATGCCGCGCTCCGGCACCACCCTCACCGAAACCGTGATCGGCCTGCATCCGGATGTGTTCCCCTTGGGCGAGCGCGGCGTGCCGGCCTTCCTGCTGCATCCCTATCTGGAGAAGGATCAGGACTTCCCCCCCGAGGCCGCCCGCACCTTCGTGGCGGAGGACATCAGCCGCCTGCCCGGAATGCCTGAGAGTACTGCGGCCTATGTCGACAAGATGCCGGACAACTACCGCCTGCTGGGCCACCTTGCGACCGCCTACCCGGATGCACGGTTTGTTCATCTTTGCCGCGACCCGCGCGATGTGGCGCTGTCGATCTGGCGCGGTTATTTCTCCGGCAGCTCGCTCACCTATGCCTACGACCTGAGGGCGATGGCGCACCGCTTCAACCTCTATGGCCGGCTGATGCAGCACTGGCGGCAGGTGATGCCGGGGCGGATCTATGACCTGCGCTACGAAGACTTTGTGGCCGATATCGAAGGCGAAAGCCGCAAGCTCGCGGACTTCTGCGGGCTGGAGTGGGTCGAGGATATGGCCCACCCGGAACGCCACAAAGGCCAGGTCCTGACGCTGTCGAATACCCAGGTCCGCCAGACGGCGCACACGCGCTCGATTGGCAAATGGGAGAAATACGCGGACGTGCTGGCGCCGTTCACCGACGGCTTGGACCCGGAAATCTGGCCGGAAATCAAACAGTAACGGGGCTTACTTGGTGTAGGCCTTGCGCGCGATTTCGATCCGCGCGTCCATCATCGACATCTCTTTCAGGATCTCCTGCCGGCGGCTGCGGTCGCCGGCCTCGCGCAATTCTTCCCGCAGGCGCTGAAGCTCGCGCGACAGGCTCACGAACTCCGGCACTCCGCCGCTCTCGCGCACCAGCCGGTTGACCAGCGCATTCTCCGGGTCGTCGCATTGCGGCAACGGCTTGCCTGCGCCCTGCAGATTATCAAAGGCGCCGTCCTTTTCGGCGGCTTCGATCCGGGCATTGATGAGGTCGATCAGCGGGTGGTCCATGGCCGCATTCTGCCATGCACGCCGGCCGCGGGAAAGCCCCCGCCGCCCCGTTAACAAACCGGTGGCGAAGGTTAAGAATGCCTAAAGATAATGCGGCAGCCCTCCTGCCCGAATGTTTCGCGCGCGAAACATTCGGTCCGGTCCGGACCTATATGCCACGGCCTATTTCACCTGCGAAATCCGCCCGTCGGTATAGGGCGTATAGGGGCCCTGGGCGGCCAGGTACTCCGCCAGCACATCCGCCAGGTCGGGGCCAAAGTCATAGGCGTTCTTGTCGTCGCCTTCGAACATCGCATAGCCGTCGCCGCCGTTGCGGACATAGTCATTGGTGACCACCACATAGGTCTTGGCCGGATCAACCGGCACAAAACCGTCGCCCTCAGCCACCAGCACCTCGGTGACGCGGCCCGCGTTCGGCGCGGCGGAGCTGTCCCAGCTGAATTTCAGCCCCGCCACCTGCGGAAAGCGCCCCTTGACGTCCTCCACCTGGCTGACGCCGTTCTCCAGCGCCGCGACCAAAGTCTTGCCGTCGATCTGGAAAGTAGACAGCGTATTCTGGAACGGCAGGATGGTCAGCACCTCGCCCATGGTGACCTCCCCCGCATCCAGGCTGGCGCGGATACCACCGGAATTTGCGATGGCAATGGTCACGCCCTGATCCTTCACCCGGTCCAGCATCGCATCAGCCACAAGGTTGCCCATCGGGCATTCCTGCACCCGGCACACATCCCGGCTGCCTTCGATGGCATCCGCGGCCTCTGCCACAACCTTGTTGCGGATCTCATCCAGCGGCTGGGCCAGTTCCGCGATCCGGTCCAGCGTGGCCGCATCCTCACTGACGGCCGCATCCATGATCAGCGGCTCGCCAGTCGCGCTGATCACATGGCCTGCGTCGTCAAAGGTCACGTTCAGCTCACCCAGGAACTTGCCATAGGCGTAGGCCTGCACGATCTGCACCCCGTTCACCACGGTCGGATACGGCCCCGCGGCCTTGTCTGAGGTATTGGACAAGTAAGTGTTGCTGTGCCCGCCGACGATCACATCCACTCCGGTGGTCTCCGCCGCGACCCGCTGGTCAACGCCATAGCCGGAGTGGCTCAGCACCACGATCTTGTTCACACCTTCCGCCGTCAGCCGGTCCACCTCTGCCTGCACCGCCGCCACGGGATCGGAGAACTGCACGTTCTTGCCAGGGCTTGCCAGTTCATGCGTGTCCTCCGGCGTCAGCCCGATCAGTCCGATCATCTCGCCGCCCCGCTCAATCACCGTGGATTTCTTCAGCACATCCGCCAGCGCTGGTTCAGCAGAAACATCCGCATTCGACATCAAGACCGGAAAGCCCACCGCATCCATGAACCCGCGAAGCACCTCCGGCCCGTCGTCGAATTCATGATTGCCGACTGTCATTCCGTCATAACCCAGCTTGGTCATGAACTCCGCCGCGGCCTTGCCCTTGTAGTAGGTATAGAACAGCGACCCCTGGAACTGATCGCCGCCATCCACCAGGATCGCGTTCTCCGCCCGCGCCCGCGCGTCAGCGATGGCCGTCACCAGCCGCGCGGTGCCACCAAAGCATTTGCCCTCGGCCTGATCCTCTGCGTCGCAGGTGCTGTCGTATTTGTTGATCGGCTCAAACCGCGAATGGAAATCGTTCGTGTGCAGGATGGTCAGCTTGTACTCCGCCGCCGCGCTGCCGGCGGTCAGCGCCAGGGCTGCAACCGTTGTGAGAATGCGTGCAATCATAAGGAGCGCTCCCGTTGTTCTGTTTTCGGGAAGCCTGCGCCCAAACACCGCGCCCGTCAAAGGGGAAAAGCCGTCCCGTTGCCTCCCCTTGCGTCAGCTGGCCGGCCGCCAGCCGCCCAATCCCCCTTGATTCATCCGTAATCGCAGGGCATCAGGCGCCTATGCTGATTTACAAGATTTTCCGGGCGGACGAATGGGCCGCACTGCAAGCGGCGGGCGAGACCCAGGGCGCGCCGATTGATGTGGCGGACGGCTATGTCCATTTCTCCACTGCAACCCAGGCGGCGGAAACCGCAGCCAAGCATTTTGCCGGCACCGCGGGGCTGACGCTGCTGGCCTGCGATGCGGAGGCAATGGGCGGCGATTTGAAATGGGAAGTGTCCCGCGGCGGTGCCGAGTTTCCGCATCTCTACCGCAATATCCGCATGTCGGACGTGATCTGGGCCAAGCCGCTGCCGCTGGCAGATGGCATTCATCAGTTCCCGGAGGAGATGGCATGAAGTTTCCTGAGAAACTGGCTCTGGCCGCCCTGCACAAGGTGGATCCCGAAGCCGCACACGGTCTGTCCATCAAGGCCCTGACCATGGGGCTGACGCCGGCGCCCGGCCCGGTGACCTCTGCCCGGCTCAAGACCACGCTGGCAGGGATCGACCTGCCGAACCCGGTGGGGCTGGCCGCGGGATTCGACAAGAACGCCGAAGCCCTGGCGCCGCTGTCAAAATCCGGTTTCGGCTTTATCGAGGTGGGTGCGGCAACGCCCCGCCCGCAGCCCGGCAATCCCAAACCGCGCCTGTTCCGCCTGACGGAGGACAAGGCAGCAATCAACCGCTTCGGCTTCAACAATGAGGGCATGGAGGCAATCGGCGCGCGTTTGGCACAGCGGCCCCGGGACGCGGTGATCGGCTTGAACCTCGGCGCCAACAAGGACAGCGAGGACCGCGCCGCGGATTTCGCCAAGGTGCTGGCCCATTGCGGCGCGCATCTGGATTTTGCCACCGTCAACGTGTCCTCCCCCAACACCGAGAAACTTCGTGACCTGCAGGGCAAGGCGGCGCTGTCGGCGCTGCTGGCAGGCGTCATCGAGACCCGCGAGGGCCTCAGCCGCCGGGTGCCGGTGTTCCTGAAAATCGCCCCGGATCTGGACCGCTCAGGGATCGAGGACATTGCCGCTGTTGCGCTGGAAAGTGGCATCGACGCGGTGATTGCCACCAACACCACCCTGTCACGCGACGGGCTGCAGAGCGCCCATAAGGATGAGGCCGGCGGTCTGTCCGGCGCGCCGCTGTTCGAAAAATCCACCCGGGTTCTGGCGCAGCTGTCGGAACTGCTGGAGGGCCAAGTGCCGCTGGTCGGCGTCGGCGGCATCGGCACGGCAGAGCAGGCCTATGCCAAGATCTGTGCCGGCGCCAGTGCCGTGCAGTTTTATACCGCGATGGTCTACGGCGGATTGTCGCTGGCCGGCGATACTGCGCGCGGGCTGGATGAATTGCTCGCCCGCGACGGGTTTGAGAATGTCGCGCAAGCGGTTGGAACAAAACGGAAGGACTGGCTGTGATCACCTATTGGCATTACCCGAAATGCTCAAAATCCCGCGCGGGCCTTGCGTTGATCGAGGAGCGCGGCGCAGAGGTTCAGACGCGCGTTTACCTGGAGAATGCGCCCTCAGTCGAAGAGCTGAAGGCGGTTCAGGCGGCGCTTGGTATCTCCGCGGTAGAGATGATGCGGACTGGCGAGAAGATCTTCAAGGAGCTGGGCCTGAGCAAAGACAGCGCCGAGGACGATCTGCTGGCGGCAATGGCGGCGCATCCGATCCTGATCGAACGCCCGATTGCGATCAGGGACGGCAAGGCGGTGATCGGCCGCCCGACCGAGGCAATCGAAGCGCTGCTCTGACCGTTTCCCGGCGCGGGAAACGGCCAAAAATCCTGCGAGGATTTTTTTGGCGTGCCATCTGCAGCGGGGTGCCTGTTTTCCGCGCCGGAAAACGGGCCGGAATTCTCGCAGAATTCCGGCTGGCTCAAGTGCCCACCTGCGCCTCCAGCCGCGGGTAGCGCAGGCCCAGCGTCACACCGCGGGCAATGTTCAGGACAATCAGCGATGCCCACAGTCCGTGATTGCCAAAGGCCGGAACCAGTACCAGCAGTGCTGCGACGTAGATGGCTACCGATTGCAGCATCGCCCATCGCATGTCGCGGGTCCAGGTGGCACCGATGAAGATGCCATCGAACATCCAACTGGCGATCCCCAGAACAGGCATGATTACCGCCCAAATGAGGAACACCCGGCCTGCCTCCCGCACCTCGGGTGAGGTCGACATCAGGTCAATCAGCCATGGCCCTCCGGCAGCATAGGCGATGCCCAGCAGCACCGCGCCGCCGGCGCCCCATTGCGACGTCACCACGGCAGCCCGGCGCAGCCGCTGCCGCGCCTTGGCGCCGACGGCGCTGCCCACCAGCGCCTCAGCCGAGAAGGCAAAGCCATCCAGCGCAAAGGCGGTGATCTCGACAAATTGCAGCAGGATCTGGTTAGCGGCGAGGTTCACATCGCCAATGCCGGAGCCGATGAACAGGAAGGTGGTGAAGGACCCGGTGAGCAGCACCGAGCGCACCATGATGTCGCCGTTCACCTGCATCATCCGTTTCAGCCGCGCCGGATCAAACACCCGCGCCCAGTCGCGCCACTGGTCGCCGGCAAAGGCATCGCGGCACAGGTACAGCCCCAGCGCCAGGCCGCTCCATTCGGCAATCAGCGTGGCGATGGCAACGCCCTCCACGCCCCAGCCGAGGCCCAGCACGAACCACAGGTCCAGCACGATGTTCAACCCGTTCATCCAGACCTGCAGCAGGAACACGCCGCGGGTGCGCTCCACCGCGATCAGCCAGCCGGTCACGGCATATAGTGCAATGGTGGCCGGGGCGCCCCAGATGCGGATCTGCAGGTAATCGCGGGCGAGGCTTTCGACCTCGGCACTGGCGGGCGCCAGCGCAAAGGCGCCCCAGAACACGGCGCCTTGCGCGATGATGAAGACAGCACCAGCGGCAAAGGCCAGGAGCAGCCCGCGCATCAGAAGCGCGCCGGTTTCCCCCCAGTCCCCGGCCCCGCGCGCCTGCGCGGCCAAACCAGTGGTGCCCATGCGCAGGAATCCGAAGATCCAGTAGATCGTCGCTAGGATGACCGCGCCGATGCCCACCGCGCCAATTGGCGCGGCCTCACCCATCTGGCCGACCACGCCGGTGTCCACGGCGCCCAGGATGGGAACCGTGGCGTTCGACAGAACAATCGGCAATGCGATGCTGAGCACCCGTTTATGGGTGATCTCCGTGTCCGCGCTGGTCATCCGGTCAGCCTTCGCCGTTCTGGTCCTGCGGCATCAGGAAATGGCCGGTGGCCTGTGCAAACAGCTTGTCCTTGTGGTCCTGCCAGGCCTCCACATGCACCGAGGCATAGCGGCGCCC
It encodes the following:
- a CDS encoding MATE family efflux transporter; amino-acid sequence: MTSADTEITHKRVLSIALPIVLSNATVPILGAVDTGVVGQMGEAAPIGAVGIGAVILATIYWIFGFLRMGTTGLAAQARGAGDWGETGALLMRGLLLAFAAGAVFIIAQGAVFWGAFALAPASAEVESLARDYLQIRIWGAPATIALYAVTGWLIAVERTRGVFLLQVWMNGLNIVLDLWFVLGLGWGVEGVAIATLIAEWSGLALGLYLCRDAFAGDQWRDWARVFDPARLKRMMQVNGDIMVRSVLLTGSFTTFLFIGSGIGDVNLAANQILLQFVEITAFALDGFAFSAEALVGSAVGAKARQRLRRAAVVTSQWGAGGAVLLGIAYAAGGPWLIDLMSTSPEVREAGRVFLIWAVIMPVLGIASWMFDGIFIGATWTRDMRWAMLQSVAIYVAALLVLVPAFGNHGLWASLIVLNIARGVTLGLRYPRLEAQVGT